The Solibacillus sp. FSL R7-0668 genome includes the window GTGAAGTGTTAAGTGCCTTCTTCGTTGAAATTGATGACAAAACAGGGAAAGCTCTACGTCAAGAACGCGTTTTAATTAATGAAGACAATCCGTTTCAGGCATAAGATGATTTAACGAAACACCTATTATTGGATAGAAGGGGGCATTACCTTTTCACATCCAATGATAGGTGTTTTTATTGTCAATACAAGCAGCGTACCTCCACTATACCCTTTGTACGTGGCTATGCACGAATCAATATATAGCACTGACACCCTCTATATGCTCAATAAAAATAGTAGGCATAATATTAGGCTTAAAAAGAATAAGTAATACTAGAGGTGGGAATTATGATTGATATGCATAGCCATGTATTATGGAACGCAGATGATGGGCCAAGGTCTATGGGAGAAGCTATGAAGTTAATGGAACAGGCGGTGAAAGAGGGGATTTCGGCACTCATTGCGACATCACATAGCAATCACCCACACTATGATGTGGGCTATCAGGTCGTATTGAATCAAATTGATAGGTTGCAAAACGAACTCCTAAATAATGAGATACCACTCACAGTTTATACCGGTCATGAAGTCCGGTTATCCGAAAAATTGATACCACTCTATCTAGCAAATCAAATTCATACATTGGCAAACTCACAATATTTACTAGTAGAATTACCTTCCTATACGATTCCGAATTATATAGATTACATTATTCACGCACTATTAATGGAGGGCATTACGCCTATTATTGCACATCCTGAGCGCAATAAAGCCATTGCCGAAAACCCCAATCGATTAGTGCAGCTTATTCAGCAAGGGGCTTTGTCACAAATTACGGCGGGCAGTCTAACCGGCCATTTTGGTCGTGCAGTGCAAAAATTTTCGTTGGATTTAGTGAGGGCGAATCTCGTACATGTGTACGGATCAGATGCTCATAATTTAACAACGCGCCCATTTTTATTTGATCAGGGGCTTTGTTATTTAGAAAAAAGAAAAGAGTTAGAGGCAGTAGATATTTTTCTTGAAAATAATGCGCGAATTTTGCAAAATCAGCCCTTCATCATAAAAGAGCCCGAAGAAATAGCTACAGCGAAGTGGTGGAAAATCTATTAACAGGCTATTGTAGGTTTTACTACTCCATCAATAGCTAATGCACGTAACAAATAAGAGAGGGACGACAGGGATGAAAAAGTGGAAGTGGACATTGGGCGTTGCTTTTGTACTAAGTATAGCGAGCCTTATTATCGTGATAAATGTTTATGGCGATATTAAAAGTACAGCAAATGAAATGTATACCCCTATAAATGATAAAGTATCCGAAATTCGGCAACAACCAGTGGATATTACACAGGACAAAGAGCCATTTTCTGTGCTTATTTTAGGCGTAGATGAACGCGCTACAGATAAAGGACGCTCTGATACGATGATTGTATTAACGGTTAATCCAACACTTCAAACAACGAAAATGCTCAGTATACCGCGTGATACGTATACTGAGATTATGGGGATGGACTTCAAAGACAAAATAAATCACGCATATGCATTTGGTGGCGTCGAAATGTCGATGAAAACCGTAGAAAATTTATTGTCCATCCCGATTGATTATGTTGCAAAGGTCAATATGGAAAGCTTTGTAGATATTGTCGACATCGTAGGAGGGATTACTGTTGATAACACACTCGATTTTCAATTTGATGGGGAGCATTATCCAACGGGGGAATTGGAATTAGATGGCGAAAAGGCACTAAAATATGTGCGTATGCGTTATGAGGACCCTTTAGGTGATTTTGGTCGACAAAACCGACAAAAGCAAGTCATTCAAGGCGTTTTAAAGGAAAGTATGTCACTGAATACCGTATGGAATTATAAATCTATTTTTAAGACCTTGGAAGATAATGTTCAAATCAATATTACTTTAGATGACATCTTAAGCATACGTAAAAACTATGGTGATAGTTTTAAAATAATTGAGCAGCTATATCTAAATCATGGGGAAGGTACGATGATTAAAGGGATTTATTACTATGTGCCGAACGAAAGTGAATTACAGGCGATTCAAGCTAATCTAAAAAAGCATATGGAAATGTGAGAATGGAATGAGAATAGAACTTTGTCGATTACAAGGTGCTATTCTCCTTTTTTGGCTAAAATGTATAGATTCCCTTTTGCCGGAATAAGCTAATTCTTGTAAACATCCAGGGGAAATAACAGAAAAATGGGCTAGACTTACTTGAAAAAATAGAATCAGAGGAGGAACGACAACGAATATATTGGTAACAGGAGGTGCAGGATACATTGGTACACATACATGTATCGCGCTAATTGAAGCAGGACATACAGTGGTTGTCGCGGATAATCTCTGTAATAGTAAACGAGAGTCTATTGAAAAATTCAAAAAGATTATGAATACACATATTCCTTTTTATGAAATCGATGTTTCGAATAGAAAAGCTGTAGAGACGATTTTCGAAAATCATCAGCTTGATGGCGTCATTCATTTTGCTGGGTTGAAGGCTGTCGGTGAATCCGTAGAAAAACCGTCTTTGTATTATGAAAATAATGTTGTGAGTACACTTGTATTGGTTAACTGTTGTTTAAAGTTTGGAGTCAATCGATTTGTCTTTAGTTCATCGGCTACAGTATACGGAGACAATAAGGTGCCGTTTGTAGAGACAATGGATTTATTACCCACGACGAATCCATATGGTGAAACAAAGGCAATATGTGAACGGATTTTGACGGACATTGCCAAAGCAAATCCATCATTTTCAGTGTCATTACTGCGTTATTTTAATCCAATTGGCGCGCATGAAAGTGGATTGATTGGTGAGGCACCAAATGGCATTCCGAATAATTTAATGCCCTATATCACACAAGTTGCGAAGGGCATGCGAGACTATTTAAGCATCTTCGGCAATGACTATCCAACGATTGATGGCACCGGTGTACGGGATTATATTCATGTAATGGATTTAGCTGAGGGGCATGTTGCTGCTATTCACGCTATGTTACAAGGGGTCCATATTTATAATCTCGGTACTGGACAAGGAACGAGCGTCTTGCAATTAGTAAAGGCATTTGAAGAAGCGAATGGCGTGACAATTCGTTATGAAATAGTAGAGCGTAGGCCGGGAGATCTAGCTTGCTGCTATGCAGATGTAGAAAAAGCAAGACAGGAACTAGGCTGGATAGCAAAGCGCGATGTTGTGACGATGTGTAAAGATGCATGGCGGTTTGAAAAGAATACCCTTCATCAGGGCGTTTAAAGACATTTTTTCAATTCGAGGAATAGAACGCTGTAATAGGCTCATATAATATAAATCACAGTTTATAATACTTTATATTATTATTTTTGGGGGAGGATAGTTTGTGAACTACACAGCAAGGTATACAATATTTTTCATAATAGATTCATTGATTGTATTATCCGCTATTTTTATTAGTTACTTTTTATTGTATCCGACAATTCATATTTATTCTGATTCCTTAATCATCTTGAGTTCATTTACATTATTAATTAGTCATCATGTCATGGCCTATTTTTTCCAGCTTTATAATCGCATTTGGAGTTTAGCTTCAGTGAGGGAATTATTGACGATAGCTTATGCGGTCACGACTTCTGTTGTTGCAGCGAGTATTATGCAACTACTAATAAAAAGCGACATTTATTTTCGTGTAATGGTGATTACGTGGCTCTTGCATATTGTACTGATCGGTGGTTCGCGCTTTTTACTTAGAATTTTACATGAACGTACTTCTGTTACGCCCCATGACCATTTAAAGCGTGTACTGATTATCGGCGCGGGGGAGGCAGGAACTATGCTTATTCGTAGTATTAAGAAAAATCCATCTGAATATCAAGTGGTAGCCGTTGTCGATGATGATCGAAACAAAAAACATTTAAAAATAATGGATGTCAATGTGTATGGAACGACAAAAGAGATTCCACGCATTGTACAGGAGAAAAAAATTGATGAAATTATTTTAGCCATCCCTTCTTTAAGTAAAAAAGAAATTCGAGAGGTTTATTCCCGTTGTATAGAGACGAAGGCAACGATAAAAATTATGCCAAAAATTGAGGATGTCATGACAGGTAAAGTTTCGGTGAATGATATGCAAGATATCAAAATCGAAGACCTGCTCGGACGTGAAGAAATCAAACTTGATATGTTGGCACTCTCCAATAATCTTACAAATAAAATAATCCTCGTAACAGGTGCTGGCGGTTCTATAGGCTCTGAAATTTGCCGTCAAGTAGCACATTTCCAACCACAAAAACTAATCTTACTTGGTCACGGAGAAAATTCCATTTACACAATCCATATGGAATTATCAGAAAAAATAGACTTCAAAGGGATAGAATTCATTCCAATTATTGCGGATGTACAAGATAGAGATCGAATTTTTGAAGTGGTCGGACAGATTCAGCCAGATGTCATTTACCATGCAGCTGCTCATAAGCATGTACCGATGATGGAGTGTAACCCACGTGAAGCGGTAAAAAATAATATCTTTGGGACAAAAAATGTAGCGGAAGCCGCACATACATTTGGTGTATCCAATTTTGTCATGATTTCAACTGATAAAGCAGTGAATCCGCCAAACATTATGGGTGCAACAAAGCGAATTGCTGAAATGATTATTCAAAATTTAGCAACCTATAGCGAAACAAATTTTGCTGCAGTTCGTTTTGGGAATGTACTTGGCTCACGTGGAAGTGTCATCCCGAGATTTAAGGCTCAAATTGCTTCAGGTGGACCCGTCACCGTCACACATCCGGAAATGACTCGTTATTTTATGACGATTCCAGAAGCATCTCGGCTCGTGTTGCAGGCCGGGGCACTTGCACGGGGGGGCGAGGTATTTGTGCTTGATATGGGGGAGCCATTGAAAATTGTAGATTTAGCGAAAAATCTCATCCGCTTATCGGGATTTACTGAAGATGAAATTGGTATTGAATTTTCAGGTATTCGCCCAGGCGAAAAGATGTATGAGGAATTACTAAATGCAGCGGAGATTCAAGAAGAGCATGTCTATCCTAAAATTCACGTTGGTAAAGCAAATTATATGGATGAGTATTTACTAATATCCATACTAAGTGAATTTGAAGAGTGCAATATAGAGGAATTAAAACAAATGCTAATCGATATCGCGAATGGTAGATGGACATTAAAAAAGGACGAAATCAAATTACTTGATAAGGCATTATGATTTTCCTTTTAATTTCCAAATAATAAATTGATAAATGGAATTAAGGAGCTGTAATTCCCTTGTATAAGAGTATAAAAAGACTAATCGATATCATAATTTCTTTCATTGCATTAATTCTATTATCACCATTATTTTTACTATTGATTATTATCATAAAATTAGATTCGAAAGGTCCTATATTATTTAAGCAAAAAAGAATCGGTATTCATAAAAGTCATTTTACAATTTTAAAATTCCGAACAATGAGAATTGATACTCCAAAGAATACACCAACCCATTTATTAAAAGACCCTGAACAGTACTTAACTAAAATAGGGGGATTCTTAAGGAAAACAAGTCTAGATGAATTACCTCAAATTTGGAATATATTTGTTGGGCAAATAAGTCTGATTGGACCAAGACCAGCACTTTGGAATCAGTACGATTTAATTACAGAACGTGACAAGTACGGTGCCAATGATGTCCTGCCAGGGCTAACAGGGTGGGCTCAAATTAACGGCCGAGATGAGCTGACGATTGAAGAAAAGGCTAGACTTGATGGCGATTACGTAAAGAAAATCAGTTTTTGGATGGATGTAAAGTGTTTCTTTGGAACGATTATTATCATTTTTACTAAAGCTGGAGTCGTTGAAGGAGGCACTGGAGCGATTAACTCAAAAGAAAGTTAAACAATAGTTGAGCAATTAGTGGAGGTTATTTTTAATATGAAACTACTCGTTATTTGCCAGTATTACAATCCAGAACCTTTTCGTATATCAGATATTTGTGAAGCATTAGTAGAAAAAGGTCATCATGTGACAGT containing:
- a CDS encoding tyrosine-protein phosphatase, whose translation is MIDMHSHVLWNADDGPRSMGEAMKLMEQAVKEGISALIATSHSNHPHYDVGYQVVLNQIDRLQNELLNNEIPLTVYTGHEVRLSEKLIPLYLANQIHTLANSQYLLVELPSYTIPNYIDYIIHALLMEGITPIIAHPERNKAIAENPNRLVQLIQQGALSQITAGSLTGHFGRAVQKFSLDLVRANLVHVYGSDAHNLTTRPFLFDQGLCYLEKRKELEAVDIFLENNARILQNQPFIIKEPEEIATAKWWKIY
- a CDS encoding LCP family glycopolymer transferase, producing MKKWKWTLGVAFVLSIASLIIVINVYGDIKSTANEMYTPINDKVSEIRQQPVDITQDKEPFSVLILGVDERATDKGRSDTMIVLTVNPTLQTTKMLSIPRDTYTEIMGMDFKDKINHAYAFGGVEMSMKTVENLLSIPIDYVAKVNMESFVDIVDIVGGITVDNTLDFQFDGEHYPTGELELDGEKALKYVRMRYEDPLGDFGRQNRQKQVIQGVLKESMSLNTVWNYKSIFKTLEDNVQINITLDDILSIRKNYGDSFKIIEQLYLNHGEGTMIKGIYYYVPNESELQAIQANLKKHMEM
- the galE gene encoding UDP-glucose 4-epimerase GalE, which encodes MLVTGGAGYIGTHTCIALIEAGHTVVVADNLCNSKRESIEKFKKIMNTHIPFYEIDVSNRKAVETIFENHQLDGVIHFAGLKAVGESVEKPSLYYENNVVSTLVLVNCCLKFGVNRFVFSSSATVYGDNKVPFVETMDLLPTTNPYGETKAICERILTDIAKANPSFSVSLLRYFNPIGAHESGLIGEAPNGIPNNLMPYITQVAKGMRDYLSIFGNDYPTIDGTGVRDYIHVMDLAEGHVAAIHAMLQGVHIYNLGTGQGTSVLQLVKAFEEANGVTIRYEIVERRPGDLACCYADVEKARQELGWIAKRDVVTMCKDAWRFEKNTLHQGV
- a CDS encoding polysaccharide biosynthesis protein, with amino-acid sequence MNYTARYTIFFIIDSLIVLSAIFISYFLLYPTIHIYSDSLIILSSFTLLISHHVMAYFFQLYNRIWSLASVRELLTIAYAVTTSVVAASIMQLLIKSDIYFRVMVITWLLHIVLIGGSRFLLRILHERTSVTPHDHLKRVLIIGAGEAGTMLIRSIKKNPSEYQVVAVVDDDRNKKHLKIMDVNVYGTTKEIPRIVQEKKIDEIILAIPSLSKKEIREVYSRCIETKATIKIMPKIEDVMTGKVSVNDMQDIKIEDLLGREEIKLDMLALSNNLTNKIILVTGAGGSIGSEICRQVAHFQPQKLILLGHGENSIYTIHMELSEKIDFKGIEFIPIIADVQDRDRIFEVVGQIQPDVIYHAAAHKHVPMMECNPREAVKNNIFGTKNVAEAAHTFGVSNFVMISTDKAVNPPNIMGATKRIAEMIIQNLATYSETNFAAVRFGNVLGSRGSVIPRFKAQIASGGPVTVTHPEMTRYFMTIPEASRLVLQAGALARGGEVFVLDMGEPLKIVDLAKNLIRLSGFTEDEIGIEFSGIRPGEKMYEELLNAAEIQEEHVYPKIHVGKANYMDEYLLISILSEFEECNIEELKQMLIDIANGRWTLKKDEIKLLDKAL
- a CDS encoding sugar transferase, translated to MYKSIKRLIDIIISFIALILLSPLFLLLIIIIKLDSKGPILFKQKRIGIHKSHFTILKFRTMRIDTPKNTPTHLLKDPEQYLTKIGGFLRKTSLDELPQIWNIFVGQISLIGPRPALWNQYDLITERDKYGANDVLPGLTGWAQINGRDELTIEEKARLDGDYVKKISFWMDVKCFFGTIIIIFTKAGVVEGGTGAINSKES